A single Asterias rubens chromosome 13, eAstRub1.3, whole genome shotgun sequence DNA region contains:
- the LOC117298409 gene encoding NADH dehydrogenase [ubiquinone] 1 alpha subcomplex subunit 1-like → MWYEILPGLAIFAGCLSAVGVVNIGFQKLGNGGKLRRVASNHFEYRLLRRDEMIAGKGYYSKGLEALPDVPLTKN, encoded by the exons ATGTGGTATGAGATACTGCCAGGTCTAGCCATTTTTGCGGGCTGCCTCAGTGCGGTAGGAGTAGTAAACATCGGCTTTCAAAAGCTAGGGAATGGTGGAAAG CTCAGGAGGGTAGCTTCAAACCATTTTGAATATAGATTACTAAGACGAGACGAAATGATCGCAGGCAAAGGATATTACTCAAAG GGGCTTGAAGCACTGCCGGATGTGCCACTGACGAAGAACTAA